The genomic DNA GACCTGGTAATTTTCGTCGCGCGCATAGGTCGCAGCGGGCTGGATCCCAGGCGTCACCGCACCGCTGCCCGGCTCGATGTAACGCAGTGCCTGCGCGATGCGGGTCTGCAGAGATGTCTGTCTGTTGCGCAACTGATCCAAGACTTGGCTCCACAAAGAGACCGGGCGGCCAACTCTATAAGAGTTGGCCGCCCGATTGAAGGACGTTTGCGAGATGCTTTGGTCAGCCCCCTCGTGGAGCTAGTTTACAATCAATCGGTAATTTTGGAGACGACGCCTGCGCCGACGGTGCGGCCGCCTTCGCGGATAGCGAAGCGCAGCTTCTCTTCCATCGCGATCGGCACGATCAGCTCGACATTGATCTCAACATTATCGCCCGGCATC from Pseudomonadota bacterium includes the following:
- the tuf gene encoding elongation factor Tu (EF-Tu; promotes GTP-dependent binding of aminoacyl-tRNA to the A-site of ribosomes during protein biosynthesis; when the tRNA anticodon matches the mRNA codon, GTP hydrolysis results; the inactive EF-Tu-GDP leaves the ribosome and release of GDP is promoted by elongation factor Ts; many prokaryotes have two copies of the gene encoding EF-Tu) codes for the protein MPGDNVEINVELIVPIAMEEKLRFAIREGGRTVGAGVVSKITD